Part of the Niallia alba genome is shown below.
GCCAAGCCAACCCTACCATTAACATCCGGCTTATCTATACCTGATTTGCGCATAAGTTCTATGCGAGCTCCCCCTATGTATGAAATAAAATATGACTCAAATTTCTTTTCTGTATTGTGATATTTTGCGTTTGCAATCCCATCAAAGTATGTCGTATAAAATTTTTTCATTTCCTCTAAATCATGGACCCAAATGGCTATATGTTCTATTTTCATCTCTTCTCGCTCCTTTAAATGGTTAAACGGCTGTAGAGTTACCTTTTTTCGCCTTTTTATAATCCTTTTTATTTAATACAGCATTTAATTTTTCAGTGCCCCATAACATCATGGTAATAAAGCCTGCAATCATAAATGGAAAAATTCCTATTGTCGAGTGGGCAGCAATAAAACCAAGGAGAGGGGGTAAAAATGTACTACCA
Proteins encoded:
- a CDS encoding VOC family protein; protein product: MKIEHIAIWVHDLEEMKKFYTTYFDGIANAKYHNTEKKFESYFISYIGGARIELMRKSGIDKPDVNGRVGLAHIAFSVGSKEAVNQLTERLQKDGYLLVNGPRITGDGYYESVIEDPEGNLLELTV